The following proteins are co-located in the Halarcobacter sp. genome:
- a CDS encoding HAD family hydrolase, protein MKYKGILLDIDNTLYNYKKTHTLAKSAVINYCVEKFSIKEEFIEDAYNKARSTVHLELAETASSHNRLLYFQKMLEILEINALLYALDIYNTYWDTFLENLMPFENIYLLLEKYKGRICLVTDLTAHIQYRKIKKLKLDKYCNCIVTSEEAGREKPHPYMFMLGLKKLNLTPKDVCMIGDSYKKDILGASNLGINTIWLNHENKEENIKINSIKEVKSFEEILELV, encoded by the coding sequence ATGAAATATAAAGGTATACTTTTAGATATAGATAATACCCTTTATAACTATAAGAAAACTCATACTCTTGCAAAGAGTGCAGTCATAAATTATTGTGTAGAGAAGTTTTCTATTAAAGAAGAGTTTATTGAAGATGCCTATAATAAAGCTAGATCAACTGTTCATCTTGAGTTAGCAGAGACAGCATCTTCTCATAATAGACTGTTGTATTTTCAAAAAATGCTAGAGATATTGGAGATAAATGCATTATTGTATGCATTAGATATCTATAATACGTATTGGGATACTTTTTTAGAAAATCTAATGCCTTTTGAAAATATATATTTATTACTTGAAAAATATAAAGGTAGAATATGTTTAGTAACAGACCTTACTGCACATATACAATATAGAAAAATAAAAAAACTAAAACTAGATAAATATTGTAATTGTATTGTTACTAGTGAGGAAGCAGGACGAGAAAAACCTCACCCATATATGTTTATGTTAGGATTAAAAAAACTAAATTTAACGCCAAAAGATGTATGCATGATTGGAGATAGTTATAAAAAAGATATTTTAGGAGCTTCTAATTTAGGGATAAACACAATTTGGTTAAATCATGAAAATAAAGAAGAAAATATAAAAATAAATTCTATTAAAGAAGTAAAATCTTTTGAAGAAATATTGGAGTTGGTATGA
- a CDS encoding glycosyltransferase, translating to MNILMDLLAIQSEGSRGRGIGRYSEELSKNILKLHSADVTLLLNSLFPEHKEDILNTFSSLIDEKNIQEYRLLDSSDKDFKNKSLFNNINSFLIEKQFSKYNNADIIHFHSIFEGLEGKADTLKTFLNITNLKTVITLYDLIPLIFKDTYLVNEDVRKWYFNKLRLIYEADLLFAISDATREDAINILGIPEEKVINISGAIDSSNFFKLKTKNDNEKTLIKYGINQPYLMYTGGIDFRKNLEVSIEAFSKIKQKNFENFQYVIVCKINDDQRKSFQELIKKLDIPDNKVIFTGFVSDEELNYLYNKAYLFIFPSIYEGFGLPVLEAMSCGTPVIGSNASSIPEIIGRDDCMFDPTSIEDISNKIDYVLDDKNLVETLKDYFYDRSKLFSWEKSAQIAIAGYKKLEKKEKVPIKNTKVAFFTPLPPKRSGISDYCLELIPFLSKYMNIDIYVDDYDVKDDYIKYNFNIFSYKEFESKKNEYENIIYQFGNSEFHQYMYNIALNNPGIIVLHDFFLSGLVNYIADKTQNPSFFFNELVYSHGKIGEEYSNKILSNEIEVVNAIIDLPMNKSIVNSAKAIIVHSNYSKDLFKKYYKDEVYNIFKIEQLIKAPSKKIVDSKSLYRKKLKFDDDDVVLSAFGHITDTKQYDFILESIIKENILKNKNIKLCFVGDFICEEYKKKIFSLIESNNIDEQVFITGFVNDSLYREYLLASDIGINLRINSRGETSRALLMNMAYGLPTIINDYASFSEITDTATHKVKMNDGQSFTDAISLLVKDKEYRNRLSINAFKHIQKYHNPDAIAFEIYNILLDQIASIQDKKEVIPNLAKIIVDNNLDLNESEYVNLAEVIKKCK from the coding sequence ATGAATATTTTAATGGATTTATTGGCTATCCAGTCTGAAGGATCAAGGGGTAGAGGAATAGGTAGATATTCTGAAGAATTATCTAAGAATATTTTAAAATTACATTCCGCTGACGTAACTTTATTGTTAAATTCGCTTTTCCCTGAGCATAAAGAGGATATTCTTAATACATTTAGTTCTTTAATTGATGAAAAAAATATTCAAGAATACAGACTTTTAGATTCAAGTGATAAAGATTTTAAAAATAAATCACTTTTTAACAATATCAATAGTTTTTTAATAGAAAAGCAATTTTCTAAATATAATAATGCAGATATTATACATTTTCATAGTATATTTGAGGGGTTAGAGGGGAAAGCAGATACTTTAAAAACATTTCTTAATATTACAAATTTAAAAACAGTAATAACTTTATATGACTTAATTCCTTTAATTTTTAAAGATACGTACTTAGTTAATGAAGATGTACGTAAATGGTATTTTAATAAATTAAGATTAATTTATGAAGCAGATTTGTTGTTTGCCATATCTGATGCAACAAGAGAGGATGCAATTAATATTTTAGGAATACCTGAAGAAAAAGTTATAAATATTAGTGGAGCTATAGATTCTTCAAATTTCTTTAAGTTAAAAACTAAAAATGATAATGAAAAAACTTTAATAAAGTATGGTATAAATCAACCTTATTTGATGTATACAGGTGGAATCGACTTTAGAAAAAATTTAGAAGTAAGTATAGAAGCATTCTCTAAAATCAAACAAAAAAACTTTGAAAACTTTCAGTATGTAATAGTTTGTAAAATAAATGATGACCAAAGAAAATCTTTTCAAGAACTTATAAAAAAATTAGATATACCTGATAACAAAGTAATATTTACAGGTTTTGTATCAGATGAAGAATTAAATTATTTATATAATAAAGCATATTTGTTTATTTTTCCTTCAATCTATGAAGGTTTTGGTTTACCAGTTTTAGAAGCTATGAGTTGTGGTACACCTGTAATAGGAAGTAATGCCTCAAGTATTCCAGAAATTATAGGTAGAGACGATTGTATGTTTGACCCTACTTCTATTGAAGACATTTCTAATAAAATTGATTACGTACTTGATGATAAGAACTTAGTTGAAACATTAAAAGATTATTTTTACGATAGATCAAAACTTTTTTCATGGGAAAAATCTGCTCAGATTGCAATAGCTGGATATAAAAAATTAGAAAAAAAAGAAAAAGTTCCAATAAAAAATACAAAAGTTGCTTTTTTTACGCCATTGCCTCCTAAAAGATCTGGAATATCAGATTATTGTTTAGAGTTAATTCCTTTTCTATCAAAATATATGAATATTGATATTTATGTAGATGATTATGATGTAAAAGATGATTATATAAAATATAATTTTAATATTTTTAGTTATAAAGAATTTGAATCTAAAAAAAATGAATATGAAAATATAATATATCAGTTTGGTAATTCTGAATTTCATCAGTATATGTACAATATTGCACTTAATAATCCAGGTATTATAGTTTTACATGATTTCTTTTTAAGTGGACTTGTTAATTATATTGCAGATAAGACGCAAAATCCATCTTTCTTCTTTAATGAATTAGTATATTCACATGGAAAGATTGGTGAAGAATATTCAAATAAAATTCTTTCAAATGAAATTGAGGTTGTGAATGCAATTATTGATTTACCTATGAATAAAAGTATCGTTAATAGTGCAAAAGCAATTATAGTACATTCAAATTATTCAAAAGATTTATTTAAAAAATATTACAAAGATGAAGTGTATAATATTTTTAAAATAGAACAATTGATAAAAGCTCCTTCAAAAAAAATTGTTGATTCAAAGAGTTTATATAGAAAAAAATTAAAATTTGATGATGACGATGTAGTTTTATCAGCATTTGGACATATAACTGATACTAAGCAATATGATTTTATCTTAGAAAGTATAATAAAAGAAAATATTTTGAAAAATAAAAATATTAAGTTATGTTTTGTTGGAGATTTTATTTGTGAAGAGTATAAAAAGAAAATATTTTCTTTAATAGAATCTAACAATATAGATGAACAAGTATTTATCACAGGTTTTGTTAATGATAGCTTATATCGTGAGTATTTATTAGCATCAGATATTGGAATAAATTTAAGAATAAATTCCAGAGGTGAAACTTCAAGAGCATTGTTAATGAATATGGCCTATGGATTACCAACAATAATTAATGATTATGCTTCATTTAGCGAAATAACTGATACTGCAACTCATAAAGTTAAAATGAATGATGGTCAAAGCTTTACTGATGCAATTTCTTTATTAGTTAAAGATAAAGAGTATAGAAATAGATTATCAATAAATGCTTTTAAACATATTCAGAAATATCACAATCCAGATGCTATTGCATTTGAAATATACAACATTTTATTAGATCAGATTGCTTCTATCCAAGATAAAAAAGAGGTAATACCTAATTTGGCAAAGATAATAGTAGACAATAATTTGGATTTAAATGAATCAGAATATGTTAACTTGGCTGAAGTGATAAAAAAATGCAAATAA